A portion of the Pan troglodytes isolate AG18354 chromosome 10, NHGRI_mPanTro3-v2.0_pri, whole genome shotgun sequence genome contains these proteins:
- the LOC736227 gene encoding developmental pluripotency-associated protein 3-like translates to MDPSQKFNPTSIPESSQMLTKEDSQDDSGASQICSETLIKNLNNLTVNASNESPSPLPECSLHEQSTRATILREITDHLLYRRRGVRTLLSVQRERMARFRYMLLGGVHTHERILTNTGLKGVKKESRPFRCPCSFCLFNRWDPSEKARIGNFDTKSLQP, encoded by the coding sequence ATGGACCCATCACAGAAGTTTAATCCAACCTCCATCCCAGAGTCTTCACAAATGCTCACCAAAGAAGATTCCCAGGACGATTCAGGGGCCTCTCAAATCTGCTCCGAGACGTTGATAAAAAACCTTAATAACTTGACTGTCAATGCTAGTAACGAATCCCCTTCCCCTCTACCGGAATGTTCACTCCATGAACAGTCTACAAGAGCAACAATCCTCAGGGAAATCACAGATCACTTGCTTTACAGGAGGAGAGGAGTAAGAACATTGCTGTCTGTGCAGAGAGAGAGGATGGCAAGATTCAGATACATGTTACTCGGCGGAGTTCATACGCATGAAAGAATACTAACAAACACTGGGCTTAAGGGAGTTAAGAAGGAATCAAGACCATTCAGATGTCCCTGCAGTTTCTGCTTGTTTAACAGATGGGATCCTTCTGAGAAAGCTAGAATAGGGAATTTTGACACCAAGTCACTTCAGCCATAA